The Vibrio tubiashii genome includes a window with the following:
- a CDS encoding ABC transporter ATP-binding protein, with protein MSQLIRVESLSVSTEQCVLVEPVNFELHKGRPLTILGETGAGKSLIAAALTSTLPKELKATGQIYLSERLVSDSELQLTWGKQIALLPQEPWLALDPIMPVHKQIEEVHTLVNGRTEKQARSFTEQALQSMNLSKAKSQYPFQLSGGMAQRIAYLCAKQAGGELLLADEPTKGLDRAHCHIVGDMLAEHAKHEGLITITHDIELAQKLGGDIIVMKQGVVVESGDAHDVLANPTSAYTKQLIESNPRYWTQRVSAQTQQTLLNVDKLSLQRNQYTLFNDVSFTLNQGEVLGICGQSGCGKTSLADAILGLLTPACGEIVFHQPIAVGQKLKLYQDPPSAFPANISLNQLLRDLQRIHPFDFADVTPLMARLKLDASLLERTPREVSGGELQRFAILRALLLKPKLLIADEPTSRLDPITAAETLQLLTSLATEQQCSLLIIGHDEIALEKLCDKVINLHHFAPEAVACSASTTHGVLSHE; from the coding sequence ATGAGTCAATTGATTCGAGTTGAGTCGTTATCTGTCTCAACAGAGCAGTGCGTGTTAGTTGAACCTGTTAACTTTGAATTACATAAAGGTCGTCCGCTGACGATTTTGGGCGAAACTGGTGCAGGGAAGAGCCTGATTGCTGCGGCTCTTACCAGCACCTTACCTAAAGAGCTGAAAGCAACTGGACAAATCTATCTGTCGGAGCGTTTAGTCAGTGACTCAGAGTTGCAACTCACATGGGGTAAGCAAATCGCGCTATTGCCACAGGAGCCATGGCTCGCGCTAGATCCAATTATGCCAGTGCACAAGCAAATTGAAGAGGTGCATACTTTAGTCAATGGGCGAACAGAAAAGCAGGCAAGGTCTTTCACAGAACAAGCGCTGCAAAGTATGAACCTTAGCAAAGCAAAGAGTCAGTATCCTTTCCAGCTGTCGGGGGGTATGGCACAGCGCATCGCCTATTTGTGTGCGAAACAAGCTGGTGGCGAACTACTTTTGGCAGATGAACCGACTAAGGGGCTAGATCGCGCTCATTGCCATATTGTAGGGGATATGCTGGCAGAGCACGCAAAGCATGAAGGGTTAATTACCATTACGCACGATATTGAGTTAGCACAGAAGCTAGGTGGTGACATTATCGTAATGAAGCAGGGGGTTGTAGTGGAATCCGGTGATGCTCATGATGTGTTAGCTAACCCGACCTCGGCTTATACTAAGCAACTTATCGAATCGAACCCGAGATATTGGACGCAACGAGTTTCTGCCCAAACTCAACAAACATTGCTCAACGTAGATAAACTCTCATTGCAGCGAAACCAGTACACCCTTTTTAATGATGTCTCGTTTACGCTCAATCAGGGGGAGGTATTGGGAATCTGTGGTCAAAGTGGCTGCGGTAAAACCAGTTTGGCTGATGCAATCTTGGGGCTGTTAACTCCTGCCTGTGGTGAGATTGTCTTCCATCAACCGATCGCTGTCGGGCAAAAGCTCAAACTCTATCAAGATCCACCGAGTGCGTTTCCAGCTAACATTAGCTTGAACCAGTTATTGCGAGACTTACAGCGAATTCATCCTTTTGATTTTGCTGATGTTACACCTTTAATGGCTCGGCTTAAGTTAGACGCAAGTTTGTTAGAACGCACGCCGAGGGAGGTTTCGGGAGGTGAGTTGCAACGCTTCGCGATTTTACGAGCCTTATTGCTAAAACCTAAGCTGTTGATAGCCGATGAGCCAACGTCGCGCCTTGATCCGATCACCGCCGCGGAAACACTCCAACTGCTAACGTCACTCGCGACCGAGCAGCAATGCAGTTTGCTGATCATTGGTCATGATGAAATCGCGTTAGAAAAGCTTTGCGACAAGGTGATAAACCTTCATCACTTCGCACCTGAAGCTGTGGCATGTTCTGCTTCAACTACACACGGAGTATTGAGCCATGAGTGA
- a CDS encoding ABC transporter permease, whose protein sequence is MKLAQKQMVGMAIIAVVLMLVLVEKLLFNSDPATQQLSLAFATPDLAEPFGRDHFGRSNFARLSDAVVTSLTLAWLSVLTSAALGIAAGVLAGWRRGWWDRVFTFGMNMILAMPGLILVLLFAALVPGSFTILYVAIALILWVEFFRVVRNRTMSLIASPEVEASLLYGFGSWYVFKRHIWPHCRQDVFTLCCFGAGNTILALASLGFLHVGLKPPEAELGLMMVELFRYYQVAPWVLAQPLLTLFVLVLGFHLLASGEKS, encoded by the coding sequence ATGAAGCTTGCTCAGAAACAAATGGTTGGTATGGCGATCATTGCTGTCGTGTTAATGCTCGTGTTGGTTGAAAAACTGCTGTTCAACTCAGATCCTGCAACCCAGCAGTTGTCGCTCGCCTTTGCTACGCCAGATTTAGCTGAGCCCTTTGGTCGAGATCATTTTGGCCGCAGTAATTTTGCCCGTTTGAGTGACGCTGTGGTGACTTCGCTGACACTCGCGTGGCTGAGCGTACTCACATCCGCCGCATTAGGTATTGCAGCAGGCGTATTGGCAGGATGGCGCAGAGGGTGGTGGGACAGAGTGTTCACCTTTGGGATGAACATGATCCTTGCGATGCCTGGCTTAATCTTAGTTCTGCTATTTGCTGCGCTTGTACCGGGTTCGTTCACCATATTGTACGTTGCGATCGCACTGATTCTTTGGGTTGAGTTTTTCCGCGTGGTGCGTAACCGAACCATGTCACTGATTGCGTCACCAGAAGTGGAAGCTTCACTCTTGTATGGCTTTGGCTCTTGGTACGTGTTTAAACGTCACATTTGGCCGCATTGCCGCCAAGATGTCTTTACCTTGTGTTGCTTTGGCGCTGGAAATACGATCCTCGCCTTGGCGTCACTGGGCTTTTTACACGTTGGTCTCAAGCCGCCAGAAGCAGAGCTTGGCTTAATGATGGTCGAGCTATTTCGATACTATCAAGTTGCTCCTTGGGTATTGGCACAACCATTGTTGACCTTGTTTGTGCTGGTTCTCGGATTCCATTTACTCGCGAGTGGAGAAAAGTCATGA
- a CDS encoding ABC transporter permease — translation MINILFRRLFQATLVAWSIGTLTFILMRLLPGDFAFRIAAGRYGYDYVDAEAATAVRAELGLDRSGYELYLQWLWDLIQFDLGNSLISGAPVIEEVQHQLGHSLLLAVVALLISALIAIPIGVYCGKHADSMLDKWTLIVSVFIRAQPVFVIGLVLTIIFSLHLGLLPVAGFGTPLHLLLPGLTLALSLAAMSNRLIRNATQSAINAPYFKFARLKGLSFEQAFQHHAQRHIAIPIVTFLALQTIGLMEGIIMIESLFSWPGIGHALAHAIFARDIPMIQATALVMGLLFVAINTVIDLVTYQLDPRQQQEVVQ, via the coding sequence ATGATTAATATCCTCTTCAGGCGTTTATTCCAAGCCACCTTAGTGGCTTGGAGTATTGGTACGCTAACTTTCATCCTCATGCGGCTACTTCCGGGCGATTTTGCCTTTCGCATTGCCGCTGGGCGCTACGGCTATGATTATGTCGATGCAGAAGCGGCAACAGCGGTTAGAGCGGAGCTAGGACTCGATCGCTCCGGTTACGAGCTTTATTTGCAATGGCTTTGGGACCTAATTCAGTTTGACTTAGGCAACTCCCTTATCAGCGGAGCACCAGTTATAGAAGAGGTTCAGCACCAATTAGGCCACTCACTCTTGTTAGCTGTAGTCGCGCTGCTTATCTCGGCATTAATCGCCATACCAATCGGAGTTTATTGTGGTAAGCACGCGGATTCTATGTTGGATAAGTGGACGCTGATAGTTTCCGTGTTTATTCGCGCTCAACCCGTGTTTGTGATTGGCTTAGTCCTTACTATTATTTTTTCTCTCCATCTTGGTTTGCTTCCAGTCGCCGGTTTTGGAACCCCTTTGCATCTATTATTGCCTGGATTAACCTTGGCGCTTTCGCTAGCTGCGATGTCTAATCGCTTGATTCGGAACGCAACTCAGAGTGCCATCAACGCACCGTACTTTAAGTTCGCACGATTGAAAGGCTTGAGCTTTGAGCAAGCATTTCAACACCATGCTCAGCGCCATATCGCGATCCCCATTGTGACCTTCCTTGCTTTACAAACAATTGGTCTGATGGAAGGGATCATAATGATTGAATCGCTGTTTTCTTGGCCAGGAATTGGTCATGCCTTAGCCCATGCCATTTTTGCCCGAGATATCCCGATGATCCAAGCTACCGCTTTGGTGATGGGGCTACTGTTTGTTGCAATTAACACCGTGATTGATCTTGTGACTTATCAGCTTGATCCGCGCCAACAACAGGAGGTAGTGCAATGA
- a CDS encoding ABC transporter substrate-binding protein: MKSRIFALAAIAVVAALGMSQFNQPESQPALKISGPFEFSSQDLSKDGYMFTRMQVVESLVAINNKGQVEPQLAAAWSVSADDLIWTFTLRDDVIFHDGAKFDAAAAKIALENAMAKPGVIKRVPISQITAQGNQLTLELSKPYNPMLTVLAHYTVAIASPSSYNEEGVATSLSGTGPYQIEELIPPHKIHVTRYDNYWGQKANIEKVQYLAGHRAESRALLAQTGQADIVYTLDPASVAPLQQTDSVEVVRESIPRTILLKINNEHPYLNSPQTRQALSLALDRSGISQQIIRMPGSEAYQLFAPSLGAWHIEHFSQTSRDLNKAQQLLVSQGWQADEQGMLQRDGQGFVVNLTTYSDRPELPLVATAIQAQLKEIGIQVEISIDNSSAIPAKHQDGTIELGLVARNFGATVDPLALLLKDFAQHKGSDWGPTNWSSPEFSQLLNRLSATKDPASYQQHAQQAAHILANDMPLIPITFYTQLVAVNKKVGNFSFDPFEINYRISEMTLND, encoded by the coding sequence AGATTTCTGGGCCATTTGAGTTCTCTAGCCAAGATTTATCAAAAGATGGCTATATGTTTACTCGTATGCAAGTGGTCGAGTCTTTGGTCGCGATTAATAACAAAGGTCAGGTAGAGCCTCAATTGGCAGCGGCTTGGTCAGTCAGCGCAGATGATCTTATCTGGACCTTTACACTGCGCGATGATGTCATCTTTCATGATGGTGCAAAGTTTGACGCTGCTGCGGCAAAAATCGCACTAGAAAATGCCATGGCTAAGCCCGGCGTAATTAAGCGCGTGCCTATTTCCCAAATTACGGCGCAAGGTAACCAACTCACTCTTGAGTTATCGAAACCGTACAATCCAATGCTGACGGTGTTGGCTCACTACACGGTTGCCATTGCTTCACCAAGTAGCTACAACGAAGAGGGCGTAGCTACTTCGTTGTCAGGCACCGGCCCTTATCAGATTGAAGAGCTGATTCCGCCGCACAAGATTCATGTCACACGCTACGACAACTATTGGGGGCAGAAAGCCAACATTGAAAAAGTGCAGTACCTTGCGGGTCACCGCGCCGAAAGTCGAGCCTTGTTGGCGCAGACAGGCCAAGCCGATATTGTCTATACACTTGATCCTGCTAGTGTTGCCCCCTTACAGCAAACAGACTCTGTCGAGGTAGTACGCGAATCGATTCCTCGTACTATCTTGTTAAAAATTAACAATGAGCACCCGTATCTAAACTCGCCTCAAACACGTCAAGCGTTAAGCTTAGCTTTGGACCGATCTGGAATTTCTCAGCAAATCATCCGTATGCCAGGCTCTGAAGCGTACCAGTTGTTTGCCCCTTCGTTGGGAGCGTGGCACATTGAACACTTCTCCCAAACTTCGCGTGACTTGAACAAAGCGCAGCAGCTACTGGTTTCTCAAGGTTGGCAAGCGGATGAGCAGGGAATGTTACAACGTGATGGACAAGGTTTCGTGGTTAACCTGACGACTTACTCTGATCGCCCTGAATTACCACTTGTCGCTACTGCTATTCAAGCTCAGCTCAAAGAGATCGGCATTCAAGTCGAGATCAGCATTGATAATTCGAGTGCGATCCCAGCTAAACACCAAGACGGTACTATTGAGTTAGGTTTAGTGGCGCGAAACTTCGGTGCTACGGTCGACCCGCTTGCCTTGTTGTTGAAGGATTTTGCTCAGCATAAAGGCAGTGACTGGGGGCCTACTAACTGGTCTTCACCGGAGTTTAGCCAACTACTCAACCGCTTAAGCGCGACTAAAGATCCTGCAAGTTATCAGCAACATGCCCAGCAAGCAGCACACATATTGGCGAATGATATGCCGCTTATCCCAATTACCTTCTATACCCAACTTGTCGCCGTTAACAAGAAAGTGGGTAACTTCAGTTTCGACCCGTTTGAGATTAACTACCGCATTTCAGAGATGACGTTGAATGATTAA